Within Amycolatopsis sp. cg5, the genomic segment CGGCTGCCGTGCCCGCCGGTGACGCCACGGCCCAGGTGGAGTGCGGCGGCAAGAGCCCGCTGTCCGCTGAAGGCTCGTCCGCGCAGAACAACGCGGTCGAGATCTTCAAGCAGAAGTACACCGCGAAGTGCGCCGGTCAGCAGGTGAACTACAACCCGACCGGTTCCGGCGCGGGTGTGAAGCAGTTCAACGCCAACCAGGTCGACTTCGCCGGTTCGGACTCGCCGCTCTCGGGCGCCGACGCGGACGCCGCCAAGGCCCGCTGCGCCAGCGACGCGTGGAACCTCCCGCTGGTCGTCGGCCCGGTCGCGATCGCCTACAAGCTCCAGGGCGTCGACAAGCTGGTGCTGACCCCCGAGGTCACCGCGAAGATCTTCAACGGCGGCATCAAGACCTGGGACGACCCGGCCATCAAGGCCGTCAAGGGCAACGAGGCGCTGACCCTGCCGTCGAAGCCGATCCAGGTCGTCTCCCGCTCGGACGAGTCCGGCACCACGGACAACTTCCAGAAGTACCTGAAGGCCGCCTCCAAGGGCGCCTGGACCCAGGGTGACGGCAAGGCGTTCAAGGGTGGCGTCGGCAACGGCGCGGCCAAGTCGAACGGTGTCGTCGAGGCCGTCAAGGCCGCCGACGGTGCGATCACCTACGTCGAGGGCGCCTTCGCCAAGGACGGCGTGACCGCCGCCCAGCTCGACAGCGGCTCCGGTGCGGTCGAGCTCTCCGCCGCCAACGTCGCCAAGGCGCTCGACGCCGCGAAGTTCAAGAAGGAGGGCACGAACGACCTCGCCCTCGACCTGGACGGCATCTACGCCAGCAACACCCCTGGCGCCTACCCGCTGCTGCTGACCACCTACGAGATCGTCTGCTCGAAGTACGCTGACGCCAACGTCTCGAAGGCCGTCAAGGCGTTCCTGAACGTCGCCGCGACCGATGGCCAGAAGCCGCTGTCGGACAAGGGCTACGTGCCGATCCCGTCCTCGCTGCAGACGAAGGTCCTCGAGGCCATCAAGGCCATCGCGTAACACACGACAGGCTGGACTGAAGAAGTCGATGACCGACTCAACTTCGACGCGGACGCCCACCGGGGACCCCGGTGGGCGTTCGCCGTCCTCTCGCATCCCCCCGGAGGCCCCGATTTCGGAGCAAGCACCGGCCTCGGCACCGAAACCGGGGTCCAAGGCCGCGGTGAAGCAGCGCCCCGGCGACCGCATCTTCAAGAACCTGACCACCGGCGCCGGCGTCTTCGTCGTCGCCCTGATCGGCCTGATCGGGCTGTTCCTGCTGGTGCAGGCGATCCCGGCGCTCAAGGCCGACAACGCGAACTTCCTGTTCTCCTCCGCCTGGTCGACCGGTGACCCGAACAACATGTCGTTCGGCATCCTGGACCTGCTCCAGGTCACCGTCGCCACCTCGCTGGTCGCGCTGATCATCGCGATGCCGGTCTCGCTGGGCATCGCGCTGTTCCTGACCCAGTACGCGCCCAAGCGCCTGGCCAGGGCGTTCGCCTACGTCATCGACCTGCTCGCCGCGGTGCCGTCGATCATCTTCGGCCTGTGGGGCATCCTCGTGCTGGCGCCCGCGATCGAGCCGTTCTCGCAGTGGATCAACGAGACCTTCTCGTGGATCCCGGTCTTCGCGCCCGGCAACGTGGCGCCGAGCCTGCGCGGCACGATCTTCACCGCGGGCGTCGTGCTCGCCGTGATGCTGCTGCCGATCATCTCCTCGCTGACCAGGGAGGTGTTCGAGCGCACGCCGACCCCGCACATCGAGGGCGCGCTGGCGCTGGGCGCCACCCGCTGGGAGGTCATCAGGACCACGGTCCTGCCGTTCGGCAAGGCCGGTTACATCGGCGCTTCGATGCTCGGTCTCGGCCGCGCGCTCGGCGAGACGATCGCGCTGGCGGTCATCCTGCTGATCCCGGTCGGCCGTGACTTCACCTGGAGCGTGTTCGACGGCGGCGCGACCTTCGCGTCCAAGATCGCCGCGAACTACAGCGAGTTCAACAACGTGACGTCGGCCGGCGCGTACATCGCGGCGGGCCTGGTGCTGTTCCTGTTGACCTTCCTGGTCAACTTCGCGGCCAGGTCCATCATCGCCAAGAAGGTGGACTGAGATGACGACTTCACTCGAAGCGCCGGCCACGACGCCCGCGTTCCAGCAAGTCAGCCTGGCCCGCAAGTCGAAGAACACTGTCGCGACCGTGCTCGTGTGGCTGTCGTTCCTGATCGCCGTGGTCCCGCTGGTGTGGGTGCTGTTCACGGTGGTCGTCAACGGCATCACCCGGATCCCGTTCTCCAACTGGTGGAGCGAGGACTTCGGGAACGTGCTGTCCGACGAGGTCGGCGGCGGCGTGCTGCACGCGGTCATCGGCACCCTGCTGCAAGGCCTGGTGTGCGCGGTCATCGCCGTGCCGCTCGGCCTGTTCGTCGCGATCTACCTGGTCGAGTACGGCCGTGGCAAGCTCGCGAAGACGACCACGTTCATGGTCG encodes:
- the pstC gene encoding phosphate ABC transporter permease subunit PstC is translated as MTDSTSTRTPTGDPGGRSPSSRIPPEAPISEQAPASAPKPGSKAAVKQRPGDRIFKNLTTGAGVFVVALIGLIGLFLLVQAIPALKADNANFLFSSAWSTGDPNNMSFGILDLLQVTVATSLVALIIAMPVSLGIALFLTQYAPKRLARAFAYVIDLLAAVPSIIFGLWGILVLAPAIEPFSQWINETFSWIPVFAPGNVAPSLRGTIFTAGVVLAVMLLPIISSLTREVFERTPTPHIEGALALGATRWEVIRTTVLPFGKAGYIGASMLGLGRALGETIALAVILLIPVGRDFTWSVFDGGATFASKIAANYSEFNNVTSAGAYIAAGLVLFLLTFLVNFAARSIIAKKVD
- the pstS gene encoding phosphate ABC transporter substrate-binding protein PstS — protein: MKIMRPLGAIGIVASAALVLVACGSDPAAKNSGTSSSAAVPAGDATAQVECGGKSPLSAEGSSAQNNAVEIFKQKYTAKCAGQQVNYNPTGSGAGVKQFNANQVDFAGSDSPLSGADADAAKARCASDAWNLPLVVGPVAIAYKLQGVDKLVLTPEVTAKIFNGGIKTWDDPAIKAVKGNEALTLPSKPIQVVSRSDESGTTDNFQKYLKAASKGAWTQGDGKAFKGGVGNGAAKSNGVVEAVKAADGAITYVEGAFAKDGVTAAQLDSGSGAVELSAANVAKALDAAKFKKEGTNDLALDLDGIYASNTPGAYPLLLTTYEIVCSKYADANVSKAVKAFLNVAATDGQKPLSDKGYVPIPSSLQTKVLEAIKAIA